Proteins found in one Homalodisca vitripennis isolate AUS2020 unplaced genomic scaffold, UT_GWSS_2.1 ScUCBcl_1944;HRSCAF=6209, whole genome shotgun sequence genomic segment:
- the LOC124371751 gene encoding uncharacterized protein LOC124371751, which translates to MSLLAELAISEPQDFKNYLRMSEESFEYLFGRLCEHIEKEDSLLRTSIPAKERLAATLQFLASGRSYENLKFSCAISPQALGKIIPETCAAIFDVLKEDFLKFPCNESDWMNIAVDFKKYWQVENCVGAIDGKHIAIRQPPKSGSYYYNYKGCFWDVPMSSEPDILGVSEGGIGINIDSDVSDSDNMEDDEDFITYDSIFETDEESAVAENENDVYEEME; encoded by the exons ATGTCGCTTCTTGCTGAACTTGCCATTAGTGAGCCTCAAGACTTCAAAAATTATCTAAGGATGAGCGAGGAAAGCTTTGAATATCTATTCGGAAGACTGTGTGAGCACATAGAAAAAGAAGATAGCCTTTTGAGAACCTCAATTCCTGCAAAAGAACGTCTTGCAGCCACTCTCCAGTTTCTAGCCAGTGGTAGGAGCTACGAGAATCTGAAGTTTAGTTGTGCAATATCTCCGCAAGCACTAGGAAAAATCATACCAGAAACTTGTGCAGCTATTTTTGATGTTCTAAAGGAAGATTTCTTAAAg TTTCCTTGCAATGAATCGGACTGGATGAACATAGCTGTGGACTTCAAAAAGTACTGGCAAGTTGAAAACTGTGTCGGCGCTATAGACGGAAAACACATAGCGATTCGTCAACCTCCGAAAAGTGGGTCATACTACTACAACTACAAAGG TTGTTTCTGGGACGTTCCGATGAGCAGTGAGCCTGACATACTCGGAGTGAGTGAAGGCGGAATCGGAATAAACATTGATTCTGATGTTTCTGATTCGGACAACATGGAGGACGACGAGGACTTCATCACTTACGACTCTATATTTGAAACTGATGAAGAAAGTGCTGTGGCTGAGAATGAGAATGATGTTTATGAGGAAATGGAG